A genomic region of Mycobacterium sp. Aquia_213 contains the following coding sequences:
- a CDS encoding DUF5302 domain-containing protein gives MAESNSGKDATPAEAEDDNKRKFREALERKMAKSSGGSDHRDGGGGKQSRAHGSAAGGRREFRRKSGG, from the coding sequence ATGGCCGAATCGAACTCCGGAAAAGACGCCACGCCCGCGGAGGCGGAGGACGACAACAAGCGCAAGTTCCGCGAAGCCTTGGAGCGCAAGATGGCCAAGTCTTCGGGCGGATCCGACCACAGAGACGGTGGCGGCGGCAAGCAGTCCCGGGCGCACGGTTCAGCGGCCGGTGGCCGTCGGGAATTCCGTCGTAAGAGCGGCGGCTAA
- a CDS encoding nuclear transport factor 2 family protein — MVARDELHQLVNAYCRAVDRADYETLRDLYHPDATDSHGSFSTGGAEAFIAQLRAAEPYVRVSQHNITTTNFVVEGDGARGEIYCLVFHTFAGPEHDIDVVIGGRYLDTYIKHDGRWKFLQRTIVADWAYQNDPSQVDFSHPSTRGSMRGKPGKADPSIGLFSLPRG, encoded by the coding sequence ATGGTTGCCCGCGACGAACTGCATCAACTTGTCAATGCCTATTGCCGGGCCGTCGACCGCGCCGACTATGAAACGCTCCGGGACCTGTACCACCCGGACGCGACCGATTCGCACGGCTCGTTCTCGACGGGCGGCGCCGAAGCGTTCATCGCGCAACTACGGGCGGCGGAGCCGTATGTGCGTGTCTCCCAACACAACATCACCACGACGAACTTCGTGGTCGAGGGTGACGGGGCGCGCGGCGAGATCTACTGCCTGGTGTTTCACACCTTCGCCGGACCCGAACACGACATCGACGTCGTCATCGGCGGCCGGTACCTGGACACCTACATCAAGCACGACGGCCGCTGGAAGTTCCTCCAACGCACCATCGTGGCGGATTGGGCATACCAAAACGATCCGTCCCAAGTGGACTTCTCGCATCCCAGTACCCGCGGCAGCATGCGCGGCAAACCGGGCAAGGCAGACCCCTCGATCGGACTGTTCAGCCTCCCCCGAGGCTGA
- a CDS encoding HhH-GPD-type base excision DNA repair protein, whose product MKICLAQDPEADKLLADDPLALLIGMVLDQQVTFETAFAGPKKIADRMGSFDAAVIADYDPDKFAALCSERPAIHRFPGSMAKRIQTLAQIIVDRYDGDAAGLWTAGDPDGSELLQRIKGLPGFGDVKAQIFLALLGKQYGVTPKGWRAAAGDFGRAGSHISVADIVDDQSMGKVREYKKQIKAAAKAAK is encoded by the coding sequence GTGAAAATTTGCCTGGCTCAGGATCCTGAGGCCGACAAGCTGCTGGCCGACGATCCGCTGGCTTTGCTGATCGGGATGGTGCTGGATCAACAGGTGACATTTGAAACTGCCTTCGCGGGACCGAAGAAGATCGCGGACCGGATGGGCAGCTTCGACGCCGCCGTGATCGCCGATTACGACCCGGACAAGTTCGCTGCGTTGTGCTCGGAAAGGCCTGCGATACATCGTTTTCCGGGTTCGATGGCCAAACGCATCCAGACCCTGGCGCAGATCATCGTGGACCGCTACGACGGTGACGCGGCGGGATTGTGGACCGCCGGTGACCCGGACGGAAGCGAGCTGTTGCAGCGCATCAAGGGCCTGCCCGGCTTCGGCGACGTGAAGGCGCAGATCTTTCTGGCCCTGCTGGGCAAGCAGTATGGCGTGACGCCGAAAGGCTGGCGCGCGGCGGCCGGGGACTTCGGCAGGGCCGGATCGCACATCTCCGTCGCCGACATCGTCGATGACCAATCGATGGGCAAGGTGCGGGAGTACAAGAAGCAGATTAAAGCAGCAGCCAAGGCGGCTAAGTAG
- a CDS encoding DUF1059 domain-containing protein — translation MKTHLTCPCGEAIVGKDEDELVELTQAHLSSVHPGLEYDRDAILFMAY, via the coding sequence GTGAAGACACACCTGACGTGTCCGTGCGGAGAAGCCATCGTCGGCAAGGATGAGGATGAGTTGGTCGAGCTGACCCAGGCTCACCTGTCCAGCGTTCATCCGGGCCTGGAGTACGACCGCGACGCAATCCTGTTCATGGCGTACTAG
- a CDS encoding mannosyltransferase codes for MVAKVRRVDTNLAAPAAPIFRRLASLISSAAPLLLVVSIAARLGLTYLTPNGANFVDLHVYLGGAAAIDHPGTLYEFVYSEHTPDFPLPFTYPPFAAIVFYPLHLLPFGLVAFLWLVAMMAALYGSVRISQRLLGVPHGSGRRVAMAWTAVAIWIEPLRNNFDYGQINVFLMLAVLWAIYTTRWWLSGLLVGVAAGIKLTPAIAGVYLVGVRRFAAAAFSAVVFFATIALSVLIVGDQTRYYFTDLLGDARRVGPIATSINQSWRGGISRILGHDAGFGPLVLIAIAVTAVLAVLAWRGVDSSDRLGKLLVVEMFGLLMSPISWTHHWVWLVPLMMWLIHGPLRARPGMRIAGWGWLALTIVGVPWLLLLAQPNIWQISRPWYLAWAGLAYTVAAMATLVVIAASGKRSAGSDSTPAAQSQARAASTLG; via the coding sequence CTGGTCGCTAAAGTCAGGCGAGTAGACACCAATCTGGCCGCCCCGGCGGCACCCATCTTCCGGCGGCTGGCGAGTCTGATCAGCTCCGCCGCGCCGCTGCTATTGGTCGTGAGCATCGCCGCACGACTCGGCTTGACGTACCTGACGCCCAACGGCGCGAACTTCGTCGACCTGCACGTATACCTCGGCGGCGCGGCCGCCATCGATCACCCCGGCACCCTGTACGAGTTCGTGTACAGCGAGCACACGCCGGACTTCCCGCTGCCGTTCACGTATCCGCCGTTCGCGGCGATCGTCTTCTACCCGTTGCACCTGCTGCCGTTTGGCCTGGTTGCTTTTCTGTGGCTGGTCGCCATGATGGCCGCGTTGTACGGCTCGGTGCGGATCAGCCAGCGCCTACTCGGCGTGCCGCACGGCAGCGGCCGGCGTGTCGCGATGGCGTGGACGGCGGTCGCGATCTGGATTGAGCCGCTGCGCAACAACTTCGACTACGGGCAGATCAACGTCTTTCTGATGCTGGCGGTGCTCTGGGCGATCTACACCACGCGGTGGTGGCTGTCGGGGCTGTTGGTCGGCGTGGCGGCGGGGATCAAGTTGACCCCGGCCATCGCGGGGGTCTATCTGGTCGGTGTCCGGCGGTTCGCCGCGGCCGCGTTCTCGGCGGTCGTATTCTTTGCCACCATCGCGCTGTCGGTGTTGATCGTCGGCGATCAGACCCGCTACTACTTCACCGATCTGCTCGGCGACGCACGTCGGGTCGGGCCCATCGCCACGTCGATCAATCAGTCCTGGCGCGGCGGCATCTCCCGGATCCTGGGCCACGACGCCGGGTTCGGTCCGCTGGTCTTGATTGCCATCGCCGTCACGGCGGTACTGGCCGTCCTGGCATGGCGCGGGGTGGACTCGTCGGATCGGCTCGGCAAGTTGCTGGTGGTCGAGATGTTCGGGCTGCTGATGTCACCGATTTCGTGGACCCATCACTGGGTGTGGCTGGTGCCGCTGATGATGTGGCTGATTCATGGACCGTTGCGCGCGCGGCCCGGCATGCGGATCGCGGGCTGGGGCTGGCTGGCGCTGACCATCGTCGGCGTGCCGTGGTTGCTGCTACTCGCGCAGCCCAACATCTGGCAGATCAGCCGGCCCTGGTATTTGGCGTGGGCGGGGCTGGCCTACACGGTGGCGGCAATGGCAACGTTGGTTGTCATTGCGGCCTCCGGCAAACGGTCCGCCGGGTCGGACTCGACGCCGGCTGCGCAGTCGCAAGCGCGGGCCGCGTCGACGCTGGGCTAG
- a CDS encoding 4a-hydroxytetrahydrobiopterin dehydratase: MAVLTDEQVDAALPDLDGWERADGVLRRSIKFGSFLAGIDAVRRVGEHAESKDHHPDIDIRWRTVTFALVTHSEGGITRNDVEMARDINGIVAD, encoded by the coding sequence ATGGCCGTATTGACCGATGAACAAGTAGATGCCGCCCTACCCGACCTGGACGGTTGGGAGCGTGCGGACGGAGTTTTACGCCGCTCGATCAAGTTTGGAAGCTTCCTGGCCGGCATCGACGCGGTGCGCCGGGTGGGCGAGCACGCCGAAAGCAAAGATCACCATCCCGACATCGATATTCGTTGGCGTACAGTAACTTTCGCGCTGGTTACGCATTCCGAGGGCGGTATCACCCGCAACGACGTCGAGATGGCCCGCGATATCAACGGGATCGTCGCGGACTAA
- a CDS encoding cyclopropane mycolic acid synthase family methyltransferase, whose translation MSEKLTPHFEEVQAHYDLSDDFFRLFLDPTMTYSCAYFDRLQPITLEEAQIRKVDLSLGKLGLRPGMTLLEVGCGWGSTIRRAVVKYDVNVIGLTLSQHQAAHVRKLLDEMDTTRSRRVLLQGWEQFDEPVDRIVSIGAFEHFGYDRYDDFFELAYRILPDDGVMMLHTITMLTPQQMFERGLPMTEELNSFTDFIGTEIFPGGQLPPIEMVEFHASKAGFNLSRRQSLQLHYARTLDRWALALEERHSEAVRIQSEEVYQRYMRYLTGCAQAFRDGYIDVNQFTLRK comes from the coding sequence ATGTCCGAGAAGCTGACGCCGCACTTCGAAGAAGTCCAGGCGCACTACGACTTGTCCGACGATTTCTTCCGGCTGTTCCTCGATCCCACGATGACCTACAGCTGCGCCTACTTCGATCGGCTCCAACCCATCACCCTCGAAGAGGCGCAGATCCGCAAGGTGGATCTGTCGCTGGGCAAGCTGGGTCTGCGCCCGGGCATGACGCTGCTCGAGGTCGGCTGCGGCTGGGGCAGCACGATCCGCCGCGCGGTCGTCAAGTACGACGTGAACGTCATCGGTTTGACGTTGTCGCAGCACCAGGCCGCCCACGTGCGAAAGCTTCTCGACGAGATGGACACCACGCGCAGCAGGCGGGTGTTGCTGCAAGGCTGGGAGCAGTTCGACGAACCCGTCGACCGGATCGTGTCCATCGGTGCGTTCGAGCACTTCGGCTACGACCGCTACGACGATTTCTTCGAGTTGGCCTACCGCATCCTGCCCGACGACGGGGTGATGATGCTGCACACGATCACCATGCTGACGCCGCAGCAAATGTTCGAACGCGGCCTGCCGATGACCGAAGAGTTGAACAGCTTCACCGACTTCATCGGCACCGAGATCTTCCCCGGTGGCCAGTTGCCGCCGATCGAAATGGTGGAGTTCCACGCCTCGAAGGCGGGTTTCAACCTGAGCCGTCGGCAGTCACTGCAGCTGCACTATGCGAGGACGCTCGACCGCTGGGCCCTGGCCTTGGAAGAACGCCACAGCGAGGCCGTCAGGATTCAGTCCGAAGAGGTCTACCAGCGATACATGAGGTATCTGACCGGCTGCGCCCAGGCATTCCGGGATGGGTACATCGACGTCAATCAATTCACGCTGCGCAAGTGA
- a CDS encoding TIGR03619 family F420-dependent LLM class oxidoreductase, with protein MASIQLSMGIPSFSAEAPANWEHLTDWAHVLESAGFDRVLVSEHIAFGMNMDAYADPGVGGTAGGRQPTGPDGPWLEPLTVLTYLAARTERIRLGTNILLAALRPAAVLAKTVATLDVLSGGRVDLGVGVGWQREEYDVAGVDFAKRGAILDQTLEVCTRLWRENEVSYASPELTFDRIHQMPKPRQPGGVPIWVSGTVNRAVARRLARFGKYWIPWGQDARDLADGIGRMRAAVDDVGGDPHGFGVTGSLRVKADDDRPDLAAVAADAAALSKAGVTDLRLTHWPLRFGNRERDLRAFVEAVRGAVVG; from the coding sequence ATGGCCTCGATACAGCTCTCGATGGGAATCCCCTCCTTCTCCGCCGAGGCGCCGGCGAACTGGGAGCACCTCACCGACTGGGCGCACGTGCTGGAAAGCGCCGGGTTCGACCGCGTGCTGGTCTCCGAGCACATCGCGTTCGGCATGAACATGGACGCATACGCCGATCCCGGCGTGGGGGGAACCGCCGGCGGTCGCCAGCCCACCGGGCCGGACGGGCCCTGGCTGGAACCGCTCACCGTCCTGACCTACCTCGCGGCGCGCACCGAACGCATCCGGCTGGGCACCAACATCCTGCTCGCCGCGCTACGTCCCGCCGCCGTTCTCGCGAAAACCGTTGCAACACTGGATGTTCTGTCGGGTGGCCGGGTCGATCTCGGGGTCGGGGTCGGCTGGCAGCGCGAGGAATACGACGTGGCCGGAGTCGATTTCGCCAAGCGTGGGGCGATCCTGGATCAGACGCTCGAGGTGTGCACCCGGTTGTGGCGGGAGAACGAGGTCAGCTACGCGTCACCGGAGTTGACCTTCGACCGGATTCACCAGATGCCCAAACCCCGGCAGCCCGGCGGGGTACCGATCTGGGTGAGCGGAACGGTCAATCGTGCCGTCGCCCGCAGGCTCGCGCGCTTCGGAAAGTATTGGATCCCTTGGGGTCAGGACGCCCGCGACCTCGCTGACGGAATCGGGCGGATGCGTGCGGCGGTCGACGATGTCGGCGGCGACCCGCACGGCTTCGGTGTCACCGGCTCGCTTCGGGTCAAGGCAGACGACGACCGGCCGGATCTGGCCGCCGTCGCCGCGGACGCGGCCGCGCTGTCGAAAGCCGGCGTCACGGACTTGCGGCTGACGCACTGGCCGCTGCGCTTCGGGAATCGAGAACGCGACTTGCGCGCATTCGTCGAAGCGGTTCGGGGCGCAGTGGTGGGCTGA
- a CDS encoding (deoxy)nucleoside triphosphate pyrophosphohydrolase, giving the protein MPTQIVVAGAVIRGSAVLIAQRVRPPELAGRWELPGGKVAPGETEPKALARELAEELGLQVGDVAVGDRLGGDIPLNDTMTLRAYRVRLLGGEPHPHDHRALRWVSAADLPDVDWVPADRAWLADLADALLTAS; this is encoded by the coding sequence ATGCCGACCCAGATCGTCGTCGCCGGCGCCGTCATCCGCGGCTCCGCTGTCCTGATCGCACAACGCGTCCGGCCACCGGAATTGGCCGGCCGCTGGGAACTTCCCGGGGGGAAGGTCGCGCCCGGCGAAACCGAGCCGAAAGCCCTGGCCCGCGAGCTGGCCGAGGAGCTGGGCCTGCAGGTCGGCGACGTCGCCGTGGGAGACCGGCTGGGCGGCGACATCCCGCTGAACGACACCATGACGCTGCGCGCCTATCGAGTGCGCCTGCTGGGCGGCGAACCCCACCCGCATGATCACCGGGCGTTGCGCTGGGTAAGCGCGGCCGACCTGCCCGATGTCGACTGGGTACCGGCGGATCGCGCCTGGCTGGCAGACCTGGCCGACGCGCTTTTGACGGCGTCGTAA
- a CDS encoding GGDEF domain-containing protein translates to MPRLMSWWSQPDQFDWVTSFLRQRELVRSAQVILAIISASAAWVPLTVLATQPRFNATSAVIGVLTVVFAVGSVIFWLTRWPTRRQSRIAAITGMLSTGGWSVVQPSAAFAALACAALVVTGGYVALFHSPRLLMLNGLVVVAAATMAALRLAEQANFATGAAAFWPICYPNFSVPLIIWGMTGAMATYVQRAGQDPLTGLLNRRAFTESVTDRLAHPAAAHTHLAVMMLDLDNFKRINDTSGHAAGDRLLQVVAGLLRDHSPGQALICRAGGEEFLVALTCTTADVPPLAALICNAIAKHPSGITASIGTASAELHRLCTSDQGHLVDELVILADKAMYAAKRRGGNQALQSAGS, encoded by the coding sequence ATGCCGCGGCTGATGTCTTGGTGGAGCCAGCCCGACCAGTTCGACTGGGTGACTTCATTTCTGCGCCAACGCGAGCTGGTTCGATCGGCGCAGGTGATTCTCGCGATCATCTCCGCCTCTGCCGCGTGGGTGCCGCTCACCGTCTTGGCCACGCAACCCAGGTTCAACGCAACAAGCGCGGTCATCGGCGTACTGACCGTCGTGTTCGCCGTCGGTTCGGTCATCTTCTGGCTGACGCGCTGGCCGACGCGCCGGCAATCGCGCATCGCGGCGATCACGGGCATGTTGTCCACCGGCGGCTGGAGTGTTGTCCAGCCGAGTGCGGCGTTCGCCGCGCTCGCGTGTGCGGCCCTGGTGGTCACCGGCGGTTACGTCGCGCTGTTTCACAGCCCACGGTTGCTGATGCTCAACGGCTTGGTCGTCGTCGCGGCCGCGACGATGGCAGCGCTGCGGTTGGCCGAGCAGGCCAATTTCGCCACCGGGGCCGCGGCGTTTTGGCCCATCTGTTATCCGAATTTCTCAGTGCCGCTGATTATTTGGGGCATGACGGGAGCCATGGCGACGTACGTGCAGCGCGCCGGGCAAGATCCGCTCACCGGTTTGTTGAACCGACGCGCCTTCACCGAGTCGGTCACCGACCGCCTGGCCCACCCCGCCGCCGCGCACACCCACCTCGCGGTCATGATGCTCGATCTCGACAATTTCAAGCGGATCAACGACACGAGCGGTCATGCCGCCGGCGATCGCCTGCTGCAAGTGGTGGCCGGGCTGCTGCGCGATCACTCTCCGGGCCAAGCACTCATTTGCCGCGCCGGCGGCGAGGAGTTTCTCGTCGCGCTGACCTGCACCACCGCCGACGTCCCACCGCTGGCCGCGCTGATCTGCAACGCGATCGCCAAACACCCGTCCGGCATCACGGCCAGCATCGGCACCGCCAGCGCCGAACTGCACCGGCTGTGCACGAGCGATCAGGGCCATCTCGTCGACGAACTGGTTATCCTCGCCGACAAAGCGATGTACGCGGCCAAACGCCGCGGCGGGAATCAGGCACTGCAGAGCGCAGGCTCCTAG
- the typA gene encoding translational GTPase TypA encodes MLFRNVAIVAHVDHGKTTLVDAMLRQSGALTHRGDDAVERLMDSGDLEKEKGITILAKNTAVHRKNPDGSITVINVIDTPGHADFGGEVERGLSMVDGVLLLVDASEGPLPQTRFVLRKALAAHLPVILVVNKTDRPDARIAEVVSDSHDLLLDVASDLDDEAQKAAEDALGLPTLYASGRAGIASTTEPANGENPEGTNLDPLFDVLLDHIPPPQGDPEAPLQALVTNLDASAFLGRLALIRIYKGRIRKGQQVAWMREVDGHPVISTAKITELLVTEGVERTSTDEAVAGDIVAVAGIPEIMIGDTLADQDHAHALPRITVDEPAISVTVGTNTSPLAGKVSGHKLTARMVKSRLDSELVGNVSIKVVDIGRPDAWEVQGRGELALAVLVEQMRREGFELTVGKPQVVTRTVDGKLHEPFEAMTIDCPEEFVGAITQLMAARKGRMEEMTNHAAGWVRMDFIVPSRGLIGFRTDFLTLTRGTGIANAVFDGYRPWAGEIRARHTGSLVSDRSGQITPFAMIQLADRGQFFVEPGQDTYEGQVVGINPRAEDLDINITREKKLTNMRSSTADVMETLARPLELGLEQAMEFCAEDECVEVTPEIVRVRKLELDATLRARSKARAKARG; translated from the coding sequence GTGCTATTCCGCAATGTCGCCATCGTCGCCCACGTCGACCACGGCAAAACCACACTGGTAGACGCCATGCTGCGGCAATCCGGCGCGCTGACCCATCGCGGCGACGACGCGGTGGAGCGGCTCATGGACTCGGGTGACCTGGAGAAGGAAAAGGGCATCACGATCCTGGCCAAGAACACCGCCGTGCACCGCAAGAATCCGGACGGGTCCATCACGGTGATCAACGTGATCGACACCCCGGGACACGCCGACTTCGGCGGTGAGGTCGAGCGCGGGCTGTCCATGGTGGACGGGGTGCTGCTGCTGGTCGATGCCTCCGAGGGCCCGCTGCCGCAGACCCGGTTTGTGCTGCGCAAGGCTTTGGCGGCGCACCTCCCGGTGATTCTGGTCGTCAACAAGACCGATCGGCCCGACGCCCGGATAGCCGAGGTCGTCTCCGACAGCCATGACCTGCTGCTCGACGTCGCCTCCGACCTCGATGACGAGGCGCAGAAGGCCGCAGAGGACGCGCTCGGACTCCCGACGCTGTACGCGTCGGGGCGTGCCGGCATCGCCAGCACCACCGAACCTGCCAACGGTGAGAACCCTGAGGGCACCAACCTCGACCCACTCTTCGACGTGCTGCTCGACCACATCCCGCCGCCGCAGGGCGACCCGGAGGCGCCGCTGCAGGCGCTCGTCACCAACCTCGACGCGTCCGCGTTCCTCGGCCGCCTGGCGCTGATCCGCATTTACAAGGGTCGGATCCGCAAGGGCCAGCAGGTCGCCTGGATGCGGGAGGTCGACGGCCATCCCGTCATCTCCACCGCGAAGATCACCGAACTGCTCGTCACCGAAGGTGTCGAACGGACCTCGACCGACGAGGCCGTCGCCGGTGACATCGTCGCGGTCGCCGGCATCCCGGAGATCATGATCGGTGACACGCTGGCCGACCAGGACCACGCGCACGCGCTGCCGCGCATCACGGTCGACGAGCCCGCGATCTCGGTGACGGTCGGCACCAACACCTCACCGCTGGCCGGCAAGGTGTCGGGTCACAAGCTGACGGCGCGAATGGTCAAGTCCCGCTTGGATTCCGAGCTGGTCGGCAACGTGTCCATCAAGGTCGTCGACATCGGCCGACCGGACGCGTGGGAGGTGCAGGGCCGCGGCGAGCTCGCGCTGGCCGTGCTCGTCGAGCAGATGCGGCGCGAAGGCTTCGAGCTGACCGTGGGCAAGCCGCAGGTGGTCACCAGGACCGTCGACGGCAAGCTGCACGAGCCCTTCGAGGCCATGACGATCGACTGTCCCGAGGAGTTCGTCGGCGCGATCACCCAGTTGATGGCCGCCCGCAAGGGCCGCATGGAGGAGATGACCAACCACGCGGCCGGGTGGGTGCGGATGGACTTCATCGTGCCCAGCCGTGGCCTGATCGGCTTCCGCACCGACTTCCTGACGCTGACCCGCGGCACCGGCATCGCGAACGCGGTGTTCGACGGCTACCGGCCGTGGGCCGGCGAGATCCGGGCCCGCCACACCGGTTCGCTGGTGTCCGACCGCTCCGGTCAGATCACCCCGTTCGCGATGATCCAGCTCGCCGACCGCGGGCAGTTCTTCGTCGAGCCCGGGCAGGACACCTACGAGGGACAGGTCGTCGGCATCAACCCGCGCGCCGAGGACCTCGATATCAACATCACCCGCGAGAAGAAGCTGACCAACATGCGGTCGTCCACCGCCGATGTGATGGAGACGCTGGCCCGGCCGCTGGAACTGGGCCTCGAGCAGGCGATGGAGTTCTGCGCCGAGGACGAGTGCGTCGAGGTGACCCCGGAGATCGTGCGGGTGCGCAAGCTCGAGCTGGACGCCACCTTGCGGGCGCGCAGCAAGGCGCGGGCAAAGGCTCGGGGCTAG
- a CDS encoding ABC transporter substrate-binding protein: MAAVLLALMGLTLAACTVSPPPAPQSTDTPHNTPPPPQRVTQIIMGIDSIGAGFNPHLVSDLSPVNAAISALVLPSAFRPVPDPNTPTGSRWELDPTLLVSAEVTNQNPFTVTYKIRPEAQWTDNAPIGADDFWYLWHQMVTQPGVVDPAGYDLITGVQSLEGGKQAVVTFGQSYPAWKELFNDLLPAHIVKDVPGGFAAGLVRSLTVTGGQFRVENIDPQRDEILIARNDRYWGPPAKPALIQFRRAGAPAALADSVRNGDTQVAQVHGGSASFAQLSAIPDVRTARIMTPRVMQLTLRANQPKLADTQVRKGILGLLDVDLLAAVGAGSDNTISLDQAQIRAPSDPGYEPTAPPAMTKQAALALFSAAGYQVDNSAPTPDTTTPTPTTGPPEVTRGRISKDGKQLSLVIGVAANDATSVAVANTAADQLRNVGIAASVSALDPVTLYRDALTNNQVDAIVGWHQAGGNLATLLASRYGCPALESTAVPTAPAPPTTTPVASTSPAPATTAPTAPSRPPEPGALVQAPSNLTGICDRSLQSNIDGALNGTKSINDVITAVEPRLWNMSTVLPILQDTTIVGAGPSVQNVSLSGAVPVGIVGDAGQWVKTGP, from the coding sequence ATGGCCGCCGTGCTGCTCGCACTGATGGGCCTGACGCTGGCGGCCTGCACCGTCAGCCCGCCGCCGGCGCCGCAAAGCACCGATACGCCGCACAACACACCGCCGCCGCCGCAGCGGGTCACCCAGATCATCATGGGTATCGACTCGATCGGCGCCGGGTTCAACCCGCATCTGGTGTCCGATCTGTCTCCGGTCAACGCGGCGATCAGTGCGCTGGTGTTGCCGAGCGCATTCCGGCCGGTGCCCGATCCCAACACGCCCACGGGTTCGCGGTGGGAGCTGGACCCCACCCTGCTGGTTTCCGCCGAGGTGACCAACCAGAACCCGTTCACGGTGACCTATAAGATCCGGCCCGAGGCCCAGTGGACCGACAACGCCCCGATCGGCGCCGACGACTTCTGGTACCTGTGGCATCAAATGGTCACGCAACCCGGGGTGGTCGACCCGGCCGGCTATGACCTGATCACCGGTGTGCAGTCGCTCGAGGGCGGCAAGCAGGCCGTCGTCACCTTCGGGCAGTCGTATCCGGCCTGGAAAGAACTGTTCAACGATCTGCTGCCGGCGCACATCGTCAAGGACGTGCCGGGCGGTTTCGCCGCCGGATTGGTCCGGTCGCTGACGGTCACCGGCGGCCAGTTCCGGGTGGAGAACATCGATCCGCAGCGCGACGAGATCCTGATCGCCCGCAACGACCGCTATTGGGGGCCGCCCGCCAAACCCGCCCTGATCCAGTTCCGGCGTGCCGGCGCGCCCGCGGCGCTGGCCGACTCGGTACGCAACGGCGACACTCAAGTGGCCCAGGTGCACGGCGGCTCGGCGTCCTTCGCCCAGCTGTCGGCCATCCCCGACGTGCGGACCGCCCGGATCATGACACCGCGCGTCATGCAGCTCACGCTGCGCGCCAACCAGCCCAAGTTGGCCGACACCCAAGTCCGCAAAGGGATTCTGGGATTGCTCGACGTCGACCTGCTCGCCGCCGTGGGCGCCGGCAGCGACAACACCATCTCGCTGGACCAAGCCCAGATCAGGGCGCCCAGCGACCCCGGCTATGAGCCGACCGCGCCGCCCGCGATGACCAAACAGGCTGCGCTGGCACTGTTTTCGGCGGCCGGGTATCAGGTCGACAACAGCGCGCCGACGCCCGATACCACCACCCCGACGCCGACCACCGGGCCGCCGGAAGTGACCCGCGGCCGGATCAGCAAGGACGGCAAGCAGCTGTCGCTGGTGATCGGCGTGGCGGCCAACGACGCGACCTCGGTGGCGGTGGCCAACACCGCCGCCGACCAGTTGCGCAACGTCGGCATCGCCGCATCGGTGTCGGCGCTGGACCCGGTGACGCTGTACCGCGACGCGCTGACCAACAACCAGGTCGACGCGATCGTCGGCTGGCATCAGGCCGGCGGAAACCTGGCGACGCTGCTGGCATCGCGCTACGGTTGCCCCGCCCTGGAGTCCACGGCGGTACCGACCGCCCCCGCGCCGCCGACGACCACGCCCGTCGCCTCGACCTCACCCGCCCCGGCCACCACCGCTCCGACCGCGCCGAGTCGCCCGCCCGAGCCCGGCGCGCTGGTGCAGGCGCCGTCGAACCTCACCGGGATCTGCGATCGCAGCCTTCAATCCAACATCGACGGCGCGCTCAACGGCACCAAGAGCATCAACGACGTGATCACCGCGGTGGAACCCCGGCTGTGGAACATGTCGACGGTATTGCCGATCCTGCAGGACACCACGATCGTCGGGGCGGGCCCGAGCGTGCAAAACGTCAGCCTCTCGGGCGCCGTACCGGTCGGCATCGTCGGCGACGCCGGTCAATGGGTGAAAACCGGGCCCTAG